A section of the Apostichopus japonicus isolate 1M-3 chromosome 1, ASM3797524v1, whole genome shotgun sequence genome encodes:
- the LOC139965388 gene encoding ras-related and estrogen-regulated growth inhibitor-like, translating to MSPTLKMSMNSPPVNSKPDSVSTTTTSSSSVQRRKSSLSLGARFNGGVGKTFKVIVLGQASVGKTALTVRFVTKRFIWEYDPTLEMIYKHRVLPPSDENGQDYPVEFEILDTAGQEEYSEEKLKWADAFIIVYSITDRCSFEEVMRLTFLCCRAKRNCSYEPVVLIIGNKTDLKYDRIVGRNEAQTLSEALKCSFLELSVRESHEDVQKAFLTLYNDFKCRKKTPGNLSPKFLGKKRRGQSNSYPKIDLDSNPPKPRERSISFTGLSDLWNGNILLPESEVITEEDIKPMKAIIS from the exons ATGTCTCCCACGTTAAAGATGAGTATGAATTCGCCACCTGTAAATAGTAAACCAGATTCTgtgtcaacaacaacaacatcatcgTCATCGGTACAGAGGAGAAAATCATCCCTGTCGCTCGGGGCTAGGTTTAATGGCGGTGTCGGAAAAACTTTCAAGGTGATTGTACTGGGACAAGCGTCCGTTGGTAAAACTG CTCTGACTGTTAGATTTGTAACCAAACGTTTCATTTGGGAGTATGATCCAACACTAG AAATGATCTACAAACACAGAGTATTGCCACCTTCAGATGAGAATGGTCAAGATTATCCTGTGGAATTTGAAATTCTGGACACAGCTGGTCAG GAGGAGTACAGCGAAGAAAAGTTGAAATGGGCAGACGCTTTCATCATCGTTTACTCTATCACGGACAGATGCAGCTTCGAAGAAGTTATGCGACTCACATTTCTCTGTTGTCGCGCCAAAAGAAACTGTTCTTACGAACCAGTCGTTTTGATTATTGGCAATAAGACGGACTTGAAGTATGATCGAATCGTTGGTAGGAACGAAGCGCAGACTTTATCAGAAGCGCTTAAATGTTCATTCTTGGAACTCTCAGTCAGAGAATCGCACGAAGATGTCCAAAAAGCATTTCTGACTCTTTATAACGACTTCAAATGTAGAAAGAAAACACCTGGAAATTTGTCACCGAAATTTCTCGGTAAGAAAAGAAGAGGACAAAGTAACAGTTATCCGAAAATAGACCTTGATTCAAATCCACCGAAACCCAGGGAAAGATCCATCAGTTTCACAGGATTAAGTGACCTTTGGAATGGGAATATTTTGCTTCCTGAATCGGAAGTTATCACTGAAGAAGACATTAAACCGATGAAAGCTATCATAAGTTAA